In one Vibrio sp. CB1-14 genomic region, the following are encoded:
- a CDS encoding YgaP family membrane protein encodes MKVENGIRILAGTMILISLFLTIYVSHYFVWFTVFIGFNLIQSGFTGFCPPRRWLLKLGLKE; translated from the coding sequence ATGAAAGTGGAAAATGGTATCCGAATTCTCGCAGGAACAATGATTTTGATTTCGCTATTTCTTACCATCTACGTCAGTCACTATTTTGTCTGGTTTACGGTGTTCATCGGTTTCAACCTGATTCAAAGTGGTTTCACAGGTTTTTGCCCACCACGAAGATGGTTGTTAAAGCTTGGTCTAAAGGAATAA